The nucleotide sequence GTAACACATCCTATAGATGAGATATTGTATTGGCACGATGCTATCCGGAAAGAATTGAGTGATATAGCAGAGGAGACAAGAAAGATCCAGCAGTCTGGAGACTTCTCCAATGTATCAGCCTTCAATGTGAGGCTTCAGTTTATTGCAGATGTGTGCATCTTCCACAGGTATGTGGCTTTGAATCTCGACTCATGTGCACCTTTGTTTTAATGTTGATGAATAGCCAATTCGTACAACATGCGCATCatgacaactactccctccgttccaaaatagatgaaccaactttgtactagagttagtacaaaattggttcatctattttggaacggagggagtaattaattaTGTCTATTATGTCATACATGTTTGTAATTCATCAGTTATACGCCATTGCTTACACATAATTTGACAACACAATACTTGTATATGAACAAGTTTAGTGTATATTCATCATTACATATGAATATAGATGCATACAATAAAATGCCTTGACGTCCAGTGGTGCTTCAGGTGCGCAACTCATGTGAATAACCATGGAGTCGTGAAAAACCGAGATACCATCAAGCACAGTGAATGAGTAGTATTACCAGTATTGTGAATATGTTACTTTCTTTGCTTTGGGGTTTACATGGTTTTCCTCAAAAGAACTGGGTCTTTATAGATCCCAGTCCTAAGTTCTTATTTTATCCTGTGAAGTGGCCTAATCTGGCATCCTTTGTTTGATCAGTTGTTTTTCTCTTTTGTTCATCTTCAGTATTGCCGAGGATCAAATTATATTTCCTGCAGTTGATGGTGAAGTGTCCTTTGAGCAGGAGCATGCTGAACAAGAACAGCGGTTTAACAAATTTAGATGTTTAATTGAAGAAATCCAAACAGCTGGAGCCAGATCAACTGCGGTGGATTTTTACTCCGAGTTATGTTCACAGGCTGATCAGATAATGGAGGAAATGGAGAAGCACTTCAACAATGAGGAAACAAAGGTGACCTTTTTAAGAAACAAAAGCTAGCCTAGTAGTTAAGAAGCTGGAACCATTTCCCTCTCAATGTGATCAGCGATTCAGCGGGGTCTCATCTATAGTTCACCTTCTTATCTAGGTACTTCCTCAAGCTAGGATAAATTTCTCACCAGAGAAACAAAGAGAACTTCTATATAGGAGTCTTTGTGTCATGCCACTGAAGTTATTGGAGAAGGTTTTACCATGGTTTGTAGTAAAGATGGATGATGCAAATGGACAGTCTTTTCTTCAGAATATGTTCCTGGCAGGTACCTTTTTCAATTTAATAGTTTGTTCTATGCCTCTATACCGCACTAGCTGTATAAAACATCTCCAAATTTGCATGAAACAGCACCTTCCTCTGAAACTGCACTGGTTACTCTTCTCTCCGGCTGGGCATGCAAAGGTCGTTTGAAGGATATATCCAACTCGGGAAAATTCATATGCTTGCCATCAGGAGCACAGGGCTGCCCGTTGGATGGAGATGAGTTAAAAAGTTGTCAGTCATTCTGCCCATGTTCATTGGCCAGCAACGGAACTTTTTCAGTACCTTTGCAGACAGAAAACTGTTCAAGGCCTGTCAAGCGAGGGAATCGTGCAGAATCTATTACGAACAGAACTCACTGCTCACAAACTACTGACATTGAAGAGTCTCGATGTAGCAAGAAACCTTGCCACATTCCTGGGTTAAGAGTGGAAAGTAGCAACTTTGGTGCTGATTTATTTACTTCTGTAAACTCTTTTCGCTCACTGTCTTCCAGTTATTCTGCACCTTCTTTACACTCAAGTCTTTTTTCATGGGAGACGGACACGACATTTTCCAGCCCAGATAGCATCTCTAGGCCAATTGATGCAATATTCAAATTCCATAAGGCAATTCGCAAAGATTTAGAATACTTAGATGTTGAATCTGGAAATCTCATTGATGGAGATGAATCTTGCCTTCGCCAGTTCGTCGGAAGATTTCGCCTACTGTGGGGTCTTTACAGAGCACATAGCAATGCTGAAGATGACATTGTCTTCCCTGCTCTTGAATCGAAAGATGCACTACATAATGTCAGTCACTCATACACCCTTGATCACAAACAGGAAGAAGAATTATTTAAAGATATATCAACCATACTGCTTGAACTTTCACATTTACGTGATGATTTGGCTCACCCCATTGATGAAATTGATGAAGCTGGAAAAGGCCATATTTGTTCATACAGTGAGATTGATTGGTCCAGAAAGCATAATGAACTTTTGACAAAGCTTCAAGGAATGTGCAAGTCTATCCGGTTTACCCTGTCTAATCACGTGCATAGAGAAGAACTTGAGTTGTGGCCACTGTTTGATAAACATTTCTCTGTGGATGACCAAGATAAGATTGTAGGTCGTATAATTGGATCTACAGGAGCTGAGGTTCTGCAGTCAATGATACCTTGGGTTACATCGGCACTTAGTCTAGATGAACAGAACAAGATGATGGATACATGGAAGCAGGCAACGAAGAATACAATGTTTGATGAATGGCTAAACGAATGGTGGAAGAGTTCACCAAATTCATCTGACCCCTCAAATGAGGCCTCCTCCTCCCTTTCTGAAGGTCTGCTCTGTTTTTTTCTAGACTCTCCTCTTCAAACTCTTCCACCATGTTTTTGTTCTCTATTTTACATATGTATATACTTTCTCCACTTGGTAGTATATTTTCCAAGTCAAATGTTTTATCATAGGAAAACCTTAATTGAGAGTTGAGACCCACACTGTTTGATAAAGCAGATACAAATACGAGAATCACCACTTACACTGGATTATCTGTAAAGAGGATATAACTTGCAATGAGCATCATATGAAATTCTTACTCAAAGTTAAATGCTGTGTTACTTAAGTAAGACATGACAACTATTTTGGCATAATAGTGGTGACCCGGTTGAATAAAAAGTTGCAAGCATGATGTTTGATAGTTTGCTTGGACAAAGGGCAATATTAGAGAAGATTCCAGTTTAGGGCAAAGAAGACAGCAAAACTATATCAATGCATTTCTTTGCAACAACTAAAACTGACAATATGGATTATCTGGTTTCTCTGGGTTATTTCAATGATCAAATGTTGACATGATACAATCCTTGGTGATGTAAATTTGTGATAAAGGGGAACAGTCAAGGAGAATGAAGTTGGACATATCATACGTAAGAGCAACTGGCTAGAAAAACACGTCAGATGCTAAAATAGTGCGATTGGGGTGTACATTTATGATGAACGAGGAAATAATCCTCTACACTTCTACTGTTTAAGTATAGCATGTTACAGTTTGGAGGTTCAGATTTTTATTTCATCGagtctttcttttcttttgccctGTAGAAAGCCAAGAAAACCTTGACCAGAGTGATCAGATGTTCAAGCCTGGTTGGAAGGACATTTTCCGAATGAATCAAAGTGAGCTCGAGGCTGAGATACGAAAGGTTTCTCAAGATTCTAGTCTTGATCCAAGGAGGAAAGCATATCTAATCCAAAATCTCATGACGAGGTTTGTCATTTTAAAGTTACAACAAATAAATTGTAGGGGCTATTGCTGCTGTTTCACCCCAAAGATTTTGTATATTTAATTGGAATGACTGGCTGTATATTTCATATTGTTAATTACATGAATTTCAGCCGCTGGATAGCTGCTCAGCAGAAATCACCACAACCAAGATCAGAAGATCATAATGGATCTACTGTAATACCTGGATGTTTTCCTTCTTATCGAGATCCAGAGAAACAAATATTGGGTTGTGAGCATTACAAAAGAAACTGCAAGCTTGTTGCTGCCTGCTGCAATAAGCTGTTCACATGCAGGTTCTGTCATGATAAAGTTAGTGATCATACAATGGAGAGGTAAACTTAGTACAATCAATGTCATCTGTCTTCTGTGCTGACTGCTTAGCACTCTATAATCTCACAGTAGCAGAATGTTCAACGTTCCCTTTTGAACACATGATCCAAATATTACTAAATAAAATGAGATTTGGATAACCTAGTGGTTAATTTGCTCTCTTGTAAAGCAGCAAGGCGACATGATTATTTAAGGCGCGTACTCATCATGGCCGTTGgattattttttcttctttctccttcaTCCATGTGTTCCGGAAGTTACATTCACTTGGAAGTAATTGGTTGAAAAGCTTCAAATGGGCTAACATAGGCCTTGTGAACTTCTCCTTATCTTCCCCATTTGTAGCTTTTAATTGATCTGCCTTAGCCATGTGGTAGTAGTATATAAAAATACATTGGCTACAAAAATACATTACCTTTTCTGTAGTAGCATTGGTTGTTAGAGATATGTTGTGAGATAATTAGCTAAACTGATATTGCTCACATTGTGGTACTGCAATTTTTAGGAAAGCAACTTTGGAGATGATGTGCATGTCATGTATGAAAGTTCAGCCAGTTGGTCCAAATTGCCAAAGTCCTTCTTGCAATGGGCTATCAATGGCAAAATATTATTGCAGTATATGCAAGTTTTTTGATGATGAAAGGTAAACCTGAACGTGTTTGCTAGGTTTCAGTTTCTCTTGCAGTAATAGTTTtccccttgtgtgtgtgtgtgcgtggtggtggtggtgggggggggggggtgtcgctCCATGATTTGTATAGTCTTTTCGTTTGGATGGTTATCTCTATCCTCACATATGAAACCAAACTTTGCACTCAACCATGAACATAAGATTGGGCATAAATATATCAATATGATATTAGTTAAAAGGATGACGCATCTATTGTCATTGTGGGAACTAGCTAACCCCTAGAGGGTTCTCTAATTATAAAAGAACACTTCTACCACCTCTCTTCTATTTTCTTGTTTCCTGCCACTTCCTAAAGCCAAAATGTAGGATACCTTACTGGTGGATGGTGGCTGAACTTATTGCCAATCCTCAAATGCGTGCTCATCTGCATCCAAGAATACTTACTAgtctgttactccctccgtcccataatataagagcgtttttaacactacactagtgttaaaaacgctcttatattatgggacagagggagtaagttGCTTCGAATAATACACCATCTCTGTAATGTAGATGCATTTACGCTATGATTAATGCATCATGTGGCTCATTCCTGCCAGTCCTCCTGTGCATACATCTTTAAATTTCAATTATGTGCAAACAAGCCAGTTGGTAGTAGGTTCCGTTTTGTGTTTTGTGTTTTCCATCTCCGTAATGTATTGCAGATGTCTAACTATGTGAACTTTACAGGAGTGTGTATCATTGCCCTTTTTGCAATTTGTGTCGTCTTGGGGAAGGATTGGGCACCGACTTCTTCCACTGCATGAAATGCAACTGTTGCCTCGGCTTGAAACTGAAAGAACACAAATGTCGGGAGAAGATGCTCGAGATGAATTGTCCAATCTGTTGCGACTTCCTATTCACGTCGAGTGCAGCAGTTAGAGGTCTTCCATGTGGGCATTTCATGCATTCAGCATGCTTTCAGGTATGATAGCCTAGTTGCGACCTGAGGCATTTTTTACGTACTCTCTCTGGGAGTCTACTCTGACAATGTTGTCAACTCCAGGCATACACTTGCAGTCACTATACCTGTCCAATCTGCAGCAAATCCTTGGGAGATATGACGGTAAGTTGCGCCACATGACCTGAGTCACTATACCTGTCCAATCTCATGAAATTTAGGAATTTCAGAAACTATTGTTTTCGAGTTACTAACAATTTCCTCTATTAACGCCACATTTCTTTTATTAAAAGCAAAGCAAACAAATTAACGTGAAGTCCATATGTATCCTCTGTTTCTCTGTAGGTGTACTTTGGAATGCTCGACGGCTTGCTGGCTGCGGAAGAGCTTCCTGAGGAATACCGGAACCGGTGCCAGGTACACTATTTCTCTCATTCTGATTTTTTGTTCTTTCCATTGGACTGTAGGATTTACACTGCCGCTCTGCCTGGTTGCTCCAGGATATACTCTGTAACGACTGCGGAAGAAAAGGGCTTTCCCGGTTCCACTGGCTGTATCACAAATGCGGCGCCTGCGGCTCGTACAACACCAGAGTTATCAAGACCGAGGCACCAGATTGTTCCACGCCGAATTAACAGGCGAGTCGTTTTCTGTTTTCTTCTTCTGCTCGATTCTTTTGGAAATTCGCCTCTGTACTATGTCTCTATACAGAGGAACATTGCATATGTATAGCCGTGATGCTTAATAAAGTCAGTTCGGAGCATGGAGGTCGCTTTTGGTTAGCAACGCAGCTAAGACGTCAGTTTACTATAGCAAAACGCTAAATAGTTCTATATTACAGCCATCCCGGCGAGTGCGGGCTTTTGGCGGGCAACCTCCATGATGGTGGATATTTTAAACAATTAGAGAATGACATTTtggagtttcaaaaaattctgaaaaagatTGTACACATTCATATGGATGTATTCAACATGTGTATGAAATTTGAAGATGAAATACATTGTGGtgagagctacacaaaaaagagaaaatccTGCATTTCTAATAGTGAACAGTGTTTGTACTGTTTATCAGTTTGAAAAGtgcgatttgtcttttttgtgtagctctcaCCATAATGTATTTCATCTTCAAAATTTACACAGTTGTAGAATACATCCATGTTAACATGtatgattttttttcagaatttttgaaactTTGAAATATGTTTTTTGATTTTTATGGTCGCCCACCATTGGCATTTAGCACCATCGGCCCCCTTTCTAGTTCTAGGATAATGCGTTAGGACAGTGCAAGAACTGGCGGCGAGGCCGCTTGCCACTGCCAAGTTCCCCTCTCCGCTCCAACTGGCCACTTCGGCTTTGCGTCTCGTGGGGCACTGCCACCGCCACTGCCGCTGACAGGGTGCTACGGGTGCACCGGGCCGCACACTCCTGTCACGGCAAGTTCGCGACCAGCCGAACGCCGCGCGCGGTACGGGCACGGGCACGGCAACATCCTCTCATGTGGCCGCTAGCGCGGCTCCCATGCTCTCGTCTCGTCCATGTGAATGAAGC is from Triticum aestivum cultivar Chinese Spring chromosome 1B, IWGSC CS RefSeq v2.1, whole genome shotgun sequence and encodes:
- the LOC123143920 gene encoding zinc finger protein BRUTUS, whose protein sequence is MAPTPMAGDGPIAAVAPRTPPPPSASAEASASGSGSGGAAGSAAEAPVLIFVYFHKAIRAELDRLHAAAVRLATERGGDGDAAALDTRCRFLFSVYRHHCDAEDAVIFPALDIRVKNVAGTYSLEHKRENDLFAHLFSLLKLDVHSDDGVRREIASCAGAIRTFITQHMFKEEEQVFPLLITKFSYEEQADLVWQFICNIPVNMMADFLPWLSSSVSPDEHQDILNCLHKIVPQEKLLQQVVFAWIGGKEVTVAHDFDNSCSKGGYRCEDISHQTDKQICSHENSKIGKRKYAESNHSQLVTHPIDEILYWHDAIRKELSDIAEETRKIQQSGDFSNVSAFNVRLQFIADVCIFHSIAEDQIIFPAVDGEVSFEQEHAEQEQRFNKFRCLIEEIQTAGARSTAVDFYSELCSQADQIMEEMEKHFNNEETKVLPQARINFSPEKQRELLYRSLCVMPLKLLEKVLPWFVVKMDDANGQSFLQNMFLAAPSSETALVTLLSGWACKGRLKDISNSGKFICLPSGAQGCPLDGDELKSCQSFCPCSLASNGTFSVPLQTENCSRPVKRGNRAESITNRTHCSQTTDIEESRCSKKPCHIPGLRVESSNFGADLFTSVNSFRSLSSSYSAPSLHSSLFSWETDTTFSSPDSISRPIDAIFKFHKAIRKDLEYLDVESGNLIDGDESCLRQFVGRFRLLWGLYRAHSNAEDDIVFPALESKDALHNVSHSYTLDHKQEEELFKDISTILLELSHLRDDLAHPIDEIDEAGKGHICSYSEIDWSRKHNELLTKLQGMCKSIRFTLSNHVHREELELWPLFDKHFSVDDQDKIVGRIIGSTGAEVLQSMIPWVTSALSLDEQNKMMDTWKQATKNTMFDEWLNEWWKSSPNSSDPSNEASSSLSEESQENLDQSDQMFKPGWKDIFRMNQSELEAEIRKVSQDSSLDPRRKAYLIQNLMTSRWIAAQQKSPQPRSEDHNGSTVIPGCFPSYRDPEKQILGCEHYKRNCKLVAACCNKLFTCRFCHDKVSDHTMERKATLEMMCMSCMKVQPVGPNCQSPSCNGLSMAKYYCSICKFFDDERSVYHCPFCNLCRLGEGLGTDFFHCMKCNCCLGLKLKEHKCREKMLEMNCPICCDFLFTSSAAVRGLPCGHFMHSACFQAYTCSHYTCPICSKSLGDMTVYFGMLDGLLAAEELPEEYRNRCQDILCNDCGRKGLSRFHWLYHKCGACGSYNTRVIKTEAPDCSTPN